The following coding sequences lie in one Spirosoma sp. KUDC1026 genomic window:
- a CDS encoding serine hydrolase yields the protein MKTICSLLLTSLLPLFSLLTQSPSTGKIPQQVDQYLTAAYREDRFNGVALVLHRGTVLFHKAYGIRHVATKAPNDTTTRFPLLSITKSFTAALILKLQEQGKLSIDDKLSQYLPGFAKGDSITLHQLLTHTSGLFNYTELIDEADSALVCHPVPKERIVDIIRDKPMSFSPGKQFSYCNSGYFLLGLVIEKVTGKSYEQSMRELILQPLGMSQSGFDFINLPAQSRAFGYDTLTARYSSPYPHPDSTVLYAAGGLYSTTGDMLRWAKAVTNRQLLSAHSWQLAFTPRLNGYGYGWQNDQFGGKPYLRHSGGYPGFMSEFVHYPKEELTIILFNNFGNYGDSLFPIVQSLSVIVFGMPDELWLPKQEVVLEQKQLEQYVGRYVADQPSGYGANVVLRDGRLYSLGHHPNQLPELALYASKVDHFFPQMYNSRMTFQRDSSGKVISCVIQENGQRFEWKRVD from the coding sequence ATGAAGACGATTTGTTCGCTGCTGCTGACGAGCCTGTTACCCTTATTTTCTCTCTTAACCCAGTCACCGAGTACTGGAAAAATTCCCCAGCAAGTAGATCAATACCTTACGGCGGCTTACCGGGAAGACCGCTTTAATGGCGTTGCGCTGGTGCTTCATCGGGGGACGGTGTTATTCCATAAAGCTTACGGAATCCGCCATGTTGCTACCAAAGCGCCTAATGATACGACTACCCGCTTCCCTCTGCTGTCGATTACCAAATCATTCACAGCCGCGTTGATCCTGAAGCTACAGGAGCAGGGGAAATTATCCATCGATGACAAGTTAAGCCAGTACCTACCTGGTTTTGCCAAAGGGGATTCGATTACCCTTCATCAGTTGCTGACCCATACCTCGGGATTGTTCAACTACACGGAGCTGATTGATGAAGCCGACTCCGCGCTGGTCTGCCATCCGGTTCCTAAAGAACGTATCGTCGATATCATCCGGGACAAACCGATGTCGTTTAGTCCGGGTAAGCAATTCAGCTATTGTAACTCAGGCTATTTTCTGCTCGGTCTGGTCATTGAGAAAGTCACGGGGAAGTCCTATGAGCAGAGCATGCGCGAGCTGATCTTGCAACCGCTGGGGATGAGCCAGTCGGGCTTCGATTTCATCAACCTCCCCGCCCAGAGCCGAGCTTTTGGCTACGATACCTTGACAGCTAGGTATTCTTCTCCATATCCCCACCCTGACTCGACTGTTTTGTATGCCGCGGGGGGGCTCTACAGCACCACGGGCGACATGCTGCGGTGGGCCAAAGCCGTTACCAACCGGCAGCTGCTATCGGCTCATTCCTGGCAGCTGGCTTTTACGCCCCGCCTGAACGGCTACGGCTACGGCTGGCAAAACGATCAATTTGGTGGCAAACCATACCTGCGCCACAGTGGCGGCTATCCAGGATTTATGTCTGAGTTTGTGCACTATCCGAAGGAAGAGCTCACTATCATCCTGTTCAACAATTTCGGCAATTACGGTGATTCACTATTTCCCATCGTGCAAAGCTTATCGGTCATTGTCTTTGGGATGCCTGATGAGCTGTGGCTACCCAAGCAGGAGGTCGTTCTAGAACAGAAGCAGTTAGAGCAATACGTTGGCCGCTACGTGGCCGACCAACCAAGCGGTTACGGAGCGAATGTCGTCTTGCGGGATGGCCGCTTGTATTCCCTGGGGCATCACCCGAATCAACTGCCGGAACTGGCTTTGTATGCCAGTAAAGTGGACCATTTTTTCCCCCAGATGTATAACAGCCGTATGACGTTCCAGCGCGATTCATCGGGGAAAGTGATTAGCTGCGTTATCCAGGAGAATGGCCAGCGCTTTGAGTGGAAAAGGGTTGACTGA
- the rsmH gene encoding 16S rRNA (cytosine(1402)-N(4))-methyltransferase RsmH → MTNYHDPVLLQACIEGLDLKPGGTYVDITFGGGGHSREILRQLEGGRLFAFDQDPDARANAQAIDDPRLTFVASNFRNIKRYLKLYKAEQVDGILADLGISSHQIDTPERGFSTRFDADLDMRMNQHADKTARDVVNEYSEADLHRILGMYGEITNARTAATALVAARSNRSGGLKTVNDLKAALQRLAPRGKENKYFAQVFQALRIEVNEEMQVLEEFLEQVPDILKPGGRLVVMSYHSLEDRPVKNFINKGKFQGEVEKDLFGNELKPLRSVTRKPIEATPDEIARNPRARSAKLRIAEKI, encoded by the coding sequence ATGACCAATTACCACGATCCCGTTTTATTACAGGCCTGTATCGAAGGACTTGACCTGAAGCCCGGCGGCACTTATGTTGATATTACCTTTGGCGGTGGTGGCCACAGCCGCGAAATTCTGCGGCAGCTTGAAGGAGGTCGCCTGTTCGCTTTTGATCAGGATCCAGACGCACGCGCTAACGCCCAGGCCATCGATGATCCGCGTCTTACGTTTGTCGCGTCTAATTTCCGCAACATCAAGCGTTACCTGAAGCTTTACAAAGCCGAACAGGTAGACGGTATCCTGGCTGACCTGGGTATTTCATCGCACCAGATCGACACACCCGAGCGGGGTTTCTCAACGCGCTTCGACGCTGACCTGGACATGCGGATGAACCAGCACGCTGACAAGACAGCACGCGACGTTGTTAACGAATACAGCGAAGCCGACCTGCACCGGATTCTGGGCATGTACGGGGAAATCACCAACGCCCGTACGGCCGCCACGGCACTGGTCGCTGCCCGTTCGAACCGTTCGGGGGGCCTGAAGACCGTTAATGATCTGAAAGCAGCCCTACAACGACTTGCTCCTCGCGGCAAGGAAAATAAATACTTCGCGCAGGTTTTCCAGGCGTTACGTATCGAAGTGAACGAAGAAATGCAGGTGCTGGAAGAGTTTCTGGAACAGGTGCCGGACATCCTGAAGCCGGGCGGCCGACTGGTTGTCATGTCGTATCACTCGCTGGAAGACCGGCCGGTGAAGAATTTCATCAATAAAGGGAAATTCCAGGGGGAGGTCGAGAAGGATCTGTTCGGTAATGAGCTGAAACCACTACGTTCGGTAACCCGCAAACCCATCGAAGCAACACCCGACGAGATTGCCCGGAACCCACGCGCCCGGAGTGCCAAACTGCGTATTGCCGAGAAGATTTAA
- a CDS encoding peroxiredoxin family protein, with protein sequence MKKLFLAASALFITLTGCAGQSKPATLQSGTYRATLKTRGGILPFGLLVQKTSQADTYTVMAVNGNEKLPMDAATVKGDSIYIPMSLFDSELVAKIDENTSGTLRGVWRRRQATKQYQSLPFEARLGDTYRFVPDSKQAATSLTGKWATEFGNKSGKVDTVNAVGIFDQKGNRVAGTFLTPTGDYRYLDGNVVGDSLFLSCFDGSHVFLFKAKYNSADQSLRGGMWAGIAGYDSWVARLDPKAELPDPAKLTYLKPGAKTLNFSFPTPDGKTVSLSDPQFKGKVTVIQIMGSWCPNCMDETNFLSPWYKRNKKRGVEIIGLSFERSADMAVSGPKIERMKSRFAIDYPVALAGTNNKTEAAKSLPELNAVVAFPTTIFVDKKGQVRHIHTGFSGPGTGKYYDQYVDEFNRLIDKLLTE encoded by the coding sequence ATGAAAAAGCTCTTCCTTGCAGCCAGCGCGCTGTTCATTACACTCACAGGTTGCGCAGGCCAGTCGAAACCGGCAACTCTTCAATCCGGTACCTACCGAGCCACGTTGAAAACCCGTGGCGGTATTCTTCCGTTCGGCCTGTTAGTGCAGAAAACCAGTCAGGCAGATACCTATACCGTTATGGCTGTCAACGGCAATGAAAAACTACCTATGGATGCGGCCACCGTAAAAGGTGATTCGATTTACATTCCCATGTCGCTGTTCGATTCAGAACTGGTGGCAAAGATAGATGAGAATACGTCCGGAACGCTGCGGGGTGTCTGGCGTCGGCGGCAGGCGACAAAGCAATACCAGAGTTTACCTTTTGAAGCCAGGCTGGGCGATACGTATCGGTTTGTACCAGATAGCAAACAGGCCGCTACAAGCCTGACCGGCAAATGGGCTACTGAATTTGGTAACAAAAGCGGCAAGGTCGATACGGTCAATGCTGTTGGTATATTCGATCAGAAAGGAAACCGCGTAGCCGGTACGTTCCTGACACCCACGGGCGACTATCGCTATCTGGATGGCAACGTAGTGGGCGATAGTCTGTTTCTGTCCTGCTTTGATGGCTCGCACGTGTTTCTCTTCAAAGCTAAATACAATTCGGCCGACCAATCGCTGAGGGGGGGGATGTGGGCCGGTATTGCCGGATACGATTCGTGGGTAGCCAGGCTGGACCCCAAAGCGGAACTGCCCGATCCGGCTAAGCTGACCTATCTGAAACCCGGTGCTAAAACGCTGAATTTCTCATTCCCAACGCCCGATGGCAAGACCGTATCGCTGTCCGATCCTCAGTTCAAAGGTAAAGTAACGGTTATTCAGATCATGGGCTCCTGGTGCCCAAACTGCATGGACGAAACTAATTTTCTGAGTCCGTGGTACAAGCGTAACAAAAAGCGAGGGGTCGAAATCATTGGCCTGTCATTCGAGCGCTCGGCGGACATGGCGGTGTCCGGTCCTAAAATTGAACGGATGAAAAGCCGGTTCGCCATCGATTACCCGGTTGCGCTGGCCGGCACAAACAACAAAACAGAAGCGGCCAAATCTCTCCCCGAGCTGAACGCCGTTGTTGCTTTCCCCACGACTATTTTCGTCGACAAAAAAGGGCAGGTGCGGCATATTCATACGGGTTTTTCTGGTCCCGGAACGGGTAAATACTACGATCAATACGTGGATGAATTCAATCGGCTAATCGACAAATTACTGACAGAATAA